The Miscanthus floridulus cultivar M001 chromosome 7, ASM1932011v1, whole genome shotgun sequence genome includes a region encoding these proteins:
- the LOC136466677 gene encoding leucine-rich repeat receptor-like kinase protein THICK TASSEL DWARF1, translated as MHAMAPLPHNLHPCLRRLDLLLVVVTVVSAGSSPESDLYALSKLKSALLSGSVRNSPLLADWDIETSASGGISSRTNHCNFSGIKCDASNRVVAINLTGVPLHGGVLPSEVSLLDALSSLTIASCSLSGVIPASLASMPLLRHLNLSINNISGSFPSRSAPPYFPFAKVINVFGNNLTGPLPPFGMSHTRMRHLDLGWNHFSGGVPEEYGDMNELEFLALEGNSLSGLVPPSLSRLKRVKVMYLGYHNSFDGGVPPEFGELEALVVLDMADCNLQGPIPPELGHLTRIIGLFLYSNNLVGEIPAELGSLKNLMSLDLSFNQLTGEIPISFAGLTTLKLLNLFANKLRGVIPEFVGELPQLEIVQAWQNNLTGEIPANLGKNGKLLELDVTDNQLSGTIPSYLCAGRQLQFLFLMRNKLSGPIPEDLGNCKTLARVRLNNNFLTGSIPAGLLDLPMNDMLDLSNNLLSGELPTVIPSAGLRFLSVASNNLSGPVPPEIGHLKKLSLLNASANALTAGVPRQLSHCESLTVIDLSRNQLTGEIPKEITSLKVLTMLYLSRNRISGELPVELGEMISLSKLDVSYNDLSGRVSLPQLQGVFAVSDKTDFEGNHGLCVEHITAASCPIPMSLQSSRHFKPRMLLWLVPTASALAVVVCLGLRWGRRAWRETAKRRPVTWKMTRFQNLELGMDDVLRCLREENVIGRGGAGTVYRCVTRDGTEVAVKRLPGPGRRDHGFRAEVTTLGGIRHRNVVRLLGFASSAEANLLLYDYMPMGSLGAVLHGDGGGLLLSWAARHRIANEAARALCYLHHECSPRILHRDVKCNNILLDSAMEAHVADFGLAKFLSRGASCSGGTRAVAAEESVSVVAGTYGYIAPEYAYTLRVDEKTDVYSFGVVLLELVTGRRPLGDFGDEIDLVHWARSVVPRPTDTAAVLAVADPRLPPEPAGLIARLFRVGISCVRESSQARPTMREVVHVLSSFVVPPADPACSVSALPL; from the exons ATGCACGCAATGGCGCCGCTGCCACACAACCTCCATCCCTGCCTACGCCGCCTagacctcctcctcgtcgtcgtgaCGGTCGTCTCTGCGGGGTCCTCGCCGGAGAGCGACTTGTACGCTCTCTCCAAGCTCAAGTCCGCCCTACTCTCCGGGAGCGTCCGCAACAGTCCTTTGCTTGCCGACTGGGACATCGAGACATCGGCGTCAGGCGGCATATCATCCCGGACAAACCATTGCAACTTCTCTGGGATCAAATGCGACGCCTCCAACCGCGTCGTCGCCATCAACCTCACCGGCGTCCCTCTCCATGGCGGCGTGCTTCCAAGCGAGGTCTCGCTACTGGACGCTCTCTCCAGCCTCACCATCGCCTCGTGCTCCTTGTCAGGCGTTATACCCGCATCACTCGCCTCAATGCCTCTCCTTCGCCACCTCAACCTCTCCATCAACAACATCTCCGGCTCCTTTCCGTCCCGATCGGCACCGCCGTACTTCCCATTTGCGAAGGTCATCAATGTCTTCGGCAACAACCTCACCGGTCCCCTCCCACCTTTTGGCATGTCGCACACAAGGATGCGGCACCTGGACCTTGGCTGGAACCACTTCTCAGGCGGTGTACCCGAGGAGTACGGTGACATGAACGAGCTCGAGTTCCTCGCGCTCGAAGGTAACTCGCTATCCGGCCTTGTGCCGCCGTCACTCTCAAGGCTCAAGAGAGTAAAGGTGATGTATCTGGGGTACCACAACTCGTTCGACGGTGGCGTGCCGCCAGAGTTCGGCGAGCTTGAGGCCCTCGTCGTGCTTGACATGGCCGACTGCAATCTCCAAGGACCTATCCCTCCGGAGCTCGGCCACCTCACTCGGATCATAGGGCTATTCTTATACTCTAATAACTTGGTCGGCGAGATCCCGGCCGAGCTCGGCAGCCTCAAGAACCTAATGTCCCTGGATCTCTCCTTCAACCAGCTTACCGGCGAGATACCGATAAGTTTTGCCGGCCTAACCACACTGAAATTACTCAATCTATTTGCGAACAAACTCCGAGGCGTAATCCCGGAGTTCGTCGGGGAATTGCCTCAATTGGAAATCGTCCAGGCATGGCAAAACAACCTTACCGGGGAGATCCCAGCCAACCTAGGCAAGAACGGCAAGCTGCTGGAACTGGATGTCACGGACAACCAGCTCAGCGGCACCATACCGTCCTACCTCTGCGCCGGGAGGCAGCTTCAGTTTCTTTTCCTGATGCGGAACAAGCTTTCTGGGCCAATCCCTGAAGACCTCGGTAACTGCAAGACCCTTGCCAGAGTTCGCCTGAACAACAACTTCCTCACTGGCTCCATTCCCGCTGGCCTTCTTGATCTCCCCATGAATGACATGTTGGACCTGAGCAACAATTTGCTCTCAGGAGAGCTCCCAACGGTGATTCCCAGTGCTGGGCTAAGGTTTTTGTCAGTTGCATCCAACAATCTATCCGGTCCCGTGCCGCCGGAGATCGGCCATCTCAAGAAGTTGTCCTTGCTCAACGCCAGTGCCAATGCGCTCACGGCCGGCGTTCCACGACAGCTCAGCCACTGCGAGTCGCTGACAGTGATAGACCTCAGTCGCAACCAGCTCACCGGCGAGATACCGAAAGAGATCACAAGCTTGAAGGTTCTGACAATGCTGTACCTGTCGAGGAACAGAATCTCCGGTGAGCTTCCGGTGGAGCTCGGTGAGATGATCAGCCTCTCGAAGCTGGACGTGTCCTACAACGACCTCAGCGGCCGTGTCTCGCTGCCCCAGCTTCAAGGGGTGTTCGCGGTTTCAGACAAGACAGACTTTGAAGGCAACCACGGCCTTTGTGTGGAGCACATCACTGCCGCTTCATGCCCCATCCCCATGTCGTTGCAGAGTTCACGGCATTTCAAGCCGAGGATGTTGCTGTGGCTTGTGCCAACCGCCAGCGCCTTGGCGGTGGTCGTGTGCCTCGGACTAAGGTGGGGGCGCAGGGCGTGGCGGGAGACAGCGAAGCGGCGGCCTGTGACATGGAAGATGACACGGTTCCAGAACCTGGAGCTGGGAATGGACGACGTGCTCCGGTGCCTCAGGGAGGAGAACGTCATCGGAAGAGGAGGTGCCGGCACCGTGTACCGCTGCGTGACGCGGGACGGCACGGAGGTGGCCGTCAAGCGCCTGCCCGGCCCCGGCCGCCGTGACCACGGCTTCCGGGCCGAGGTGACCACGCTCGGTGGCATCCGGCACCGCAACGTCGTGCGGCTGCTCGGCTTCGCGTCCAGCGCGGAGGCCAACCTGCTCCTGTACGACTACATGCCAATGGGGTCGCTGGGCGCGGTCCtgcacggcgacggcggcgggctcCTCCTGAGCTGGGCCGCCAGGCACCGCATCGCCAACGAGGCGGCGCGCGCGCTATGCTACCTGCACCACGAGTGCTCGCCGAGGATCCTGCACCGCGACGTCAAGTGCAACAACATCCTGCTGGACTCGGCGATGGAGGCGCACGTCGCCGACTTCGGCCTCGCCAAGTTCCTCAGCCGCGGCGCGTCCTGCTCCGGCGGCAcgagggcggtggcggcggaggagTCCGTGTCCGTCGTCGCCGGCACGTACGGGTACATCGCTCCTG AGTACGCGTACACGCTGCGGGTGGACGAGAAGAcggacgtgtacagcttcggcgtgGTGCTGCTGGAGCTCGTCACGGGGCGCCGCCCGCTCGGCGACTTCGGCGACGAGATCGACCTCGTCCACTGGGCGCGGAGCGTCGTGCCGAGACCCACGGACACGGCGGCAGTCCTGGCCGTGGCTGACCCGCGGCTGCCGCCAGAGCCGGCCGGCCTGATCGCTCGCCTCTTCAGGGTGGGCATATCGTGCGTCCGAGAGAGCAGCCAGGCACGGCCCACCATGCGTGAGGTCGTGCACGTCCTCTCCAGCTTCGTCGTACCACCTGCGGATCCAGCCTGCTCAGTTTCTGCTCTTCCCCTGTAA